A genomic region of Streptosporangium lutulentum contains the following coding sequences:
- a CDS encoding asparagine synthetase B family protein: MCGVAAILGKANLALAAARLSHRGPDAAAVVTVAGVTLAHTRLAIQDPGGRSDQPFRDGPVTIAYNGEIYNSADLRLAVERADPGREWKTTGDTEVLAAALNVLGPDTALPMVNGMFAVAWADERRPGVLHVARDRHGEIPFHLHLAQPVAVASELKAFTAMGRPVTENSVADVPAGCWAAISRKGIAWTRYHKQGCAPAASTLAKASAALKSSLARAVRRRLISDVPVCSLLSGGIDSAAITYELVQHRPGLVAYTARLDPKSRDLRCARETAEQLGIELVEVDIPVPTASDLARVVSVIEMPYKAQVEIGWACLRLADAMRGDGFKVTYSGEGSDELWASYGFAYHALQTTDWHVYRRDLMATQARKNFPRVNKTFMASSVEGRLPFCDPDLVDLALSLPRHAVADGKAHPKAVLQHAYAGLLPDSVVRRPKVAFQDGLGLKTAITQVLHDPGRFYRAEYRRVVRSEP; encoded by the coding sequence ATGTGCGGAGTAGCGGCGATCCTCGGGAAAGCGAACCTCGCGCTGGCCGCCGCCCGGCTCTCCCACCGTGGGCCGGACGCGGCGGCAGTCGTCACCGTGGCGGGCGTGACGCTCGCGCACACGCGGCTCGCGATTCAGGACCCCGGCGGCCGATCCGACCAGCCGTTCCGCGACGGCCCGGTGACGATCGCGTACAACGGCGAGATATATAACTCTGCTGACCTGCGGCTGGCGGTCGAGCGGGCCGACCCGGGCCGGGAGTGGAAGACGACCGGCGACACGGAGGTCCTCGCGGCCGCGCTGAACGTCCTCGGCCCGGACACGGCGCTCCCCATGGTCAACGGCATGTTCGCCGTCGCGTGGGCCGACGAGCGGCGGCCGGGCGTGCTTCACGTCGCGCGTGACCGGCACGGGGAGATCCCGTTTCACCTGCACCTGGCGCAGCCGGTCGCGGTGGCGTCCGAGCTGAAAGCGTTCACCGCGATGGGTCGGCCGGTGACGGAGAACAGCGTCGCCGACGTCCCCGCGGGGTGCTGGGCGGCGATCAGCCGTAAGGGCATCGCGTGGACGCGCTACCACAAGCAGGGGTGCGCGCCGGCGGCGTCGACCCTCGCGAAGGCAAGTGCCGCGCTGAAATCGTCCCTGGCGCGGGCCGTACGGCGGCGCCTGATCTCGGACGTGCCCGTGTGTTCGCTGCTGTCCGGCGGGATCGACTCGGCCGCGATCACCTACGAGCTGGTCCAGCACCGGCCGGGCCTGGTCGCGTACACCGCCCGCCTTGACCCGAAATCCAGGGATCTGCGGTGCGCGCGCGAGACCGCCGAGCAGCTCGGCATCGAGCTGGTGGAAGTCGACATCCCGGTGCCCACCGCATCGGACCTGGCCCGGGTGGTGTCCGTGATCGAAATGCCGTACAAGGCGCAGGTAGAGATCGGGTGGGCGTGCTTGCGCCTGGCCGACGCGATGCGCGGCGACGGCTTCAAGGTCACCTACTCCGGTGAGGGGTCCGACGAGCTGTGGGCGTCCTACGGCTTCGCGTACCACGCCCTGCAGACGACCGACTGGCACGTCTACCGGCGTGACCTGATGGCCACGCAGGCGCGGAAGAACTTCCCCCGCGTCAACAAGACCTTCATGGCGTCGAGCGTGGAAGGGCGCCTGCCGTTCTGCGACCCCGACCTTGTCGACCTCGCGCTGAGCCTGCCCAGACACGCGGTCGCGGACGGCAAGGCCCACCCGAAAGCCGTCCTGCAGCACGCCTACGCCGGGCTGCTGCCCGACTCGGTGGTCCGCCGCCCGAAGGTCGCGTTCCAGGACGGACTCGGCTTGAAGACCGCGATCACCCAAGTGCTGCACGACCCGGGCCGGTTCTACCGGGCCGAGTACCGGCGCGTCGTCCGGAGCGAACCATGA
- a CDS encoding DNA cytosine methyltransferase, which produces MKPLYRIPSMAEIAATPWNGFNAISTFSGCGGSSLGYRMAGFRVLWASEFIPAAAETYKANAAPYTVLDTRDIRKVTAAEILAATGLGVGEIDLVDGSPPCASFSTSGKREAGWGTVKQYSDTQQRTDDLFFEFARLLRDLQPRTFVAENVAGLVQGTAKGYFKRILKTLREAGYRVTARLLEAQWLGVPQRRQRIIFVGVRNDLGVEPVHPAPEPHYYTVRDAVGDLPGAFNDLDNDPETGYPITIRGYSIERLWRQLRPGEGHPARLNLKRLSFDQASPVIVARAGTKGTAALTHPTHPRYLTIPELRRIGGFPDDFVLTGNYARRWERIGRAVPPPMMARIAGTIRDKILIPLRDAETPCAE; this is translated from the coding sequence GTGAAGCCGCTGTACCGGATCCCGTCGATGGCGGAGATCGCCGCCACCCCATGGAACGGCTTCAACGCGATCTCGACGTTCTCCGGGTGCGGCGGCTCATCGCTCGGCTACCGAATGGCCGGATTCCGGGTGCTGTGGGCGTCGGAGTTCATCCCCGCGGCCGCCGAGACGTACAAGGCGAACGCGGCGCCGTACACGGTCCTCGACACCCGCGACATCCGGAAGGTGACTGCGGCTGAGATCCTGGCCGCGACGGGCCTGGGCGTCGGCGAGATCGACCTGGTGGATGGGTCGCCGCCGTGCGCGTCGTTCTCCACGTCGGGTAAGCGCGAGGCCGGGTGGGGCACGGTCAAGCAGTACTCCGACACCCAGCAGCGCACGGACGACCTGTTCTTCGAGTTCGCTCGCCTGCTGCGGGACCTGCAGCCGCGCACGTTCGTCGCGGAGAACGTCGCGGGCCTGGTCCAGGGGACGGCGAAGGGCTACTTCAAGCGGATCCTGAAGACGCTGCGCGAGGCTGGTTACCGGGTGACGGCCCGGCTGCTCGAAGCGCAGTGGCTCGGCGTCCCGCAGAGACGGCAGCGGATCATCTTCGTCGGGGTCCGTAACGACCTGGGCGTGGAGCCTGTCCACCCTGCTCCGGAGCCGCATTACTACACCGTCCGGGATGCGGTCGGGGACCTGCCGGGGGCGTTCAACGACCTGGACAACGACCCGGAGACGGGCTACCCGATCACCATCCGGGGCTACTCGATCGAGCGGCTGTGGCGGCAGCTCAGGCCGGGCGAAGGCCACCCGGCGAGGCTGAACTTGAAGCGGCTCAGCTTCGACCAGGCGTCCCCGGTCATCGTGGCCAGAGCCGGAACGAAGGGCACGGCCGCGCTCACGCACCCGACCCACCCGCGTTACCTGACGATCCCGGAACTGCGCAGGATCGGCGGGTTCCCCGACGACTTCGTGCTCACCGGGAACTACGCGCGCCGCTGGGAGCGGATCGGGCGCGCGGTGCCGCCGCCGATGATGGCCAGGATCGCCGGGACAATCCGAGACAAGATCCTCATTCCGCTGCGGGACGCGGAGACACCATGTGCGGAGTAG
- a CDS encoding PBSX family phage terminase large subunit → MSKLALVTLSPAQERSIAESTARINIWTGSVRSGKTIASLLRWLMYVAQAPRGGHLVIVGKTADTIARNVFEPLMDPSLTGPIAKRIFFTRGAPTANILGRRVEIISANDVRAESRLRGLTCAGAYVDEATLIPESFWDQLLARCSVTGSKIFATTNPDAPNHWLRKRFLLRSHELDLKWWHFILDDNPALDPVYVSNLKSEYTGLWYRRYVLGEWCMAEGAIFDMWDPERHIVDSIPLMERWLGVGIDYGTVNPFSAILAGVSTPDREGQRRVYLVSEWRWDSRLERRQLTDAEYSKKVSEWLDNVPDTYGPGTRGVRPDWIIVDPSAASFVTQLHHDGMLPQLGDNSVLDGIRTVSNLIAADQLRVHRSCAGWLGEIGSYSWDDRKAEKGDDAPVKLDDHSLDAGRYILHTTQAAWMPLMEAVSNF, encoded by the coding sequence GTGAGCAAACTCGCGCTCGTCACGCTGTCGCCTGCGCAGGAGCGCAGCATCGCTGAATCCACGGCCCGCATCAACATCTGGACCGGCAGCGTCCGATCCGGAAAGACCATCGCGTCCCTGCTCAGATGGCTGATGTACGTAGCGCAGGCCCCGCGCGGCGGCCACCTGGTCATCGTCGGTAAGACCGCGGACACCATCGCGAGAAACGTTTTCGAGCCGCTGATGGACCCGTCGCTGACGGGACCGATCGCTAAAAGGATCTTCTTTACGCGCGGCGCGCCGACGGCCAACATCCTCGGCCGCCGGGTGGAGATCATCAGCGCAAACGACGTGCGCGCCGAGTCCCGCCTGCGTGGCCTGACCTGCGCGGGCGCGTACGTTGACGAGGCGACGCTGATCCCTGAATCGTTCTGGGACCAGCTCCTCGCCCGCTGCTCCGTCACCGGCAGCAAGATCTTCGCGACGACGAACCCGGACGCGCCGAACCACTGGCTGAGGAAGAGGTTCCTCCTCAGGTCGCATGAGCTGGACCTGAAGTGGTGGCACTTCATCCTCGACGACAACCCCGCGCTCGACCCGGTGTACGTCAGCAATCTGAAAAGCGAGTACACGGGCCTGTGGTACCGCCGATACGTCCTCGGCGAGTGGTGCATGGCCGAAGGCGCGATCTTCGACATGTGGGACCCGGAGCGGCACATCGTGGACTCGATTCCGCTCATGGAACGGTGGCTCGGCGTCGGGATCGACTACGGCACCGTCAACCCGTTCTCAGCGATCCTCGCTGGAGTGTCCACCCCGGACAGGGAGGGGCAGCGCAGGGTCTATCTGGTGTCGGAGTGGCGGTGGGACTCCCGCCTGGAGCGCAGGCAGCTCACCGACGCCGAGTACTCCAAGAAGGTCAGCGAGTGGCTGGACAACGTCCCCGACACCTACGGCCCCGGCACCCGGGGCGTCCGGCCGGACTGGATCATTGTTGACCCCAGCGCGGCGAGCTTCGTGACCCAATTGCATCACGACGGGATGCTGCCGCAGCTCGGCGACAACTCCGTGCTCGACGGCATCCGCACCGTGTCCAACTTGATCGCCGCTGACCAACTGCGGGTGCACCGCTCCTGCGCGGGCTGGCTCGGTGAAATCGGCTCCTACTCCTGGGACGACCGGAAAGCCGAGAAGGGCGACGACGCTCCGGTCAAGCTCGATGACCACAGCCTCGACGCCGGCCGGTACATCCTGCACACCACGCAGGCGGCATGGATGCCGCTGATGGAGGCCGTCTCGAACTTCTGA
- a CDS encoding methyltransferase domain-containing protein, with product MTEDSDIAHQFNAGGWEFTSNVVEVFDDHVRASVPHYDVIQDLVAETTDWLVPAGGLVADLGASTGITAQRIIKRHPGRGIRFALYDEQPAMLDKAAIELRNLGEHDITLSAARIQEAPLAHANADLTLALFTLQFLSWKDRLDALRLACAHSNETGALIVAEKIRPVDSRWAEIGTDVAHDYKAEHGITDSAIRAKARALRGVLRPYPQAATMQAITMAGWHAPEVLFRWHSWAVIGAFAAAQ from the coding sequence ATGACCGAAGACAGCGACATCGCCCATCAGTTCAACGCTGGCGGGTGGGAGTTCACCAGCAACGTGGTCGAGGTGTTCGACGACCACGTGCGCGCGTCCGTGCCGCACTACGACGTGATTCAGGACCTGGTCGCCGAGACCACTGACTGGCTCGTCCCGGCCGGCGGCCTGGTCGCGGACCTCGGGGCGTCGACCGGCATCACGGCCCAGCGGATCATCAAGCGGCACCCGGGCCGCGGTATCCGGTTCGCGCTGTACGACGAGCAGCCCGCGATGCTCGACAAAGCCGCGATCGAGCTGCGGAACCTCGGCGAGCACGACATCACGCTCAGCGCGGCCCGCATCCAGGAAGCGCCGCTCGCGCACGCGAACGCGGACCTGACGCTCGCCCTGTTCACGCTGCAGTTCCTCTCCTGGAAGGACCGGCTGGACGCGCTGCGCCTGGCCTGCGCGCACTCGAACGAGACGGGCGCGCTGATCGTCGCGGAGAAGATCCGGCCGGTTGACTCCCGGTGGGCTGAGATCGGCACCGACGTGGCGCACGACTACAAGGCCGAGCACGGGATCACCGACTCGGCGATCCGCGCGAAGGCCCGCGCGCTGCGTGGTGTGCTTCGGCCTTACCCGCAGGCCGCGACGATGCAGGCGATCACCATGGCGGGCTGGCACGCGCCGGAGGTGCTGTTCCGCTGGCATTCCTGGGCGGTCATTGGGGCGTTCGCGGCTGCTCAGTGA